Proteins encoded within one genomic window of Brachybacterium avium:
- a CDS encoding SDR family oxidoreductase — translation MSALAGKTAVVTGSSRGVGAATAKLLAAEGANVVINYRQKAPRANKVVAEIEAAGGRAVAVGADLTSTEGVSTLMQTAVDTFGSLDLLVLNASGGMEADLGEDYAMRLNRDAQVDALSAGLEHLSTGGRVVFVTSHQAHFIDEVETMPEYEQVARSKRAGETALTQRLGEMSDKGVSFVVVSGDMIEGTVTATLLNRARPGALEARREAAGKLYSAEEFAAEVAAMAAADVETGHIELVGGAEDFRARTAN, via the coding sequence ATGAGCGCCCTCGCAGGCAAGACCGCTGTCGTCACCGGTTCGTCCCGAGGAGTCGGCGCCGCCACCGCGAAGCTGCTCGCCGCCGAGGGCGCGAACGTCGTGATCAACTATCGCCAGAAGGCGCCGCGGGCGAACAAGGTGGTCGCGGAGATCGAGGCCGCCGGAGGCAGAGCCGTCGCCGTCGGCGCAGATCTGACCAGCACTGAAGGCGTCAGCACGCTCATGCAGACCGCGGTCGACACCTTCGGCTCCCTGGATCTGCTGGTCCTGAACGCCTCCGGCGGCATGGAGGCCGACCTCGGCGAGGACTACGCGATGCGCCTGAACCGCGACGCCCAGGTCGATGCCCTCTCCGCCGGTCTCGAGCACCTCTCCACGGGCGGCCGCGTGGTCTTCGTGACCAGCCACCAGGCGCACTTCATCGACGAGGTCGAGACCATGCCGGAGTACGAGCAGGTCGCGAGGTCGAAGCGGGCCGGCGAGACCGCGCTGACGCAGCGGCTGGGGGAGATGTCGGACAAGGGCGTCTCCTTCGTGGTCGTCTCCGGCGACATGATCGAGGGCACCGTCACCGCGACCCTGCTCAACCGTGCCCGTCCCGGTGCCCTCGAGGCCCGCCGGGAGGCCGCCGGCAAGCTCTACTCCGCCGAGGAGTTCGCCGCGGAGGTCGCTGCGATGGCCGCGGCCGATGTCGAGACCGGCCACATCGAGCTGGTCGGCGGGGCCGAGGACTTCCGCGCCCGCACCGCGAACTGA
- a CDS encoding histidine phosphatase family protein: MERLYPERDFPGVEDTQQVADRGFDGLEALEQRYRGQKVLVVAHGTLIRFLLSGIMEQPLPSIPNATLSLVELEGTTWSVSMIAGQEVQNRVTMDSRDQNPRFFVEKGALTPLDLRSTQGSASADAEEGAR; this comes from the coding sequence ATGGAGCGGCTGTACCCCGAGCGCGACTTCCCCGGCGTCGAGGACACCCAGCAGGTCGCCGATCGAGGATTCGATGGGCTGGAGGCTCTCGAGCAGCGCTATCGCGGCCAGAAGGTCCTGGTGGTCGCGCACGGCACGCTGATCCGTTTCCTGCTGTCCGGGATCATGGAGCAGCCGCTGCCCTCGATCCCGAACGCGACCCTGTCGCTGGTCGAGCTCGAGGGCACCACCTGGTCCGTGTCGATGATCGCCGGACAGGAGGTGCAGAATCGGGTCACGATGGACTCCCGTGACCAGAACCCCCGCTTCTTCGTGGAGAAGGGGGCGCTGACGCCGTTGGATCTGCGCAGCACGCAGGGGTCCGCATCCGCCGACGCCGAGGAGGGCGCCCGATGA
- a CDS encoding NUDIX hydrolase family protein: MNSRTAVDSEGSWFEPEQVTELRRRLPIPYVDIVPVRTDVDGSVEEVGLLLRASGAGRIVRAIVSGRVLIHESIREAIARHIDKDLGPMAMPRIPVSPVPFTVAEYFPTPAVSPFHDPRQHAISLAYVVPIDGETAPQEDALELTWFGIDELLAESSPLTEMEGGRDLLVRRALAHVGAV; encoded by the coding sequence ATGAACAGCCGCACCGCCGTGGACTCCGAGGGCTCGTGGTTCGAGCCCGAGCAGGTGACCGAACTGCGTCGGCGCCTGCCGATCCCCTACGTGGACATCGTCCCGGTGCGCACCGACGTGGACGGCTCCGTGGAGGAGGTCGGCCTGCTGCTGCGCGCCTCCGGCGCCGGGCGGATCGTGCGCGCGATCGTCTCCGGCAGGGTGCTGATCCACGAGTCGATCCGCGAAGCGATCGCCCGGCACATCGACAAGGACCTGGGGCCGATGGCGATGCCGCGGATCCCGGTCTCCCCGGTGCCCTTCACCGTCGCCGAGTACTTCCCCACTCCGGCCGTCTCCCCGTTCCACGATCCGCGCCAGCATGCGATCTCGCTGGCCTACGTGGTGCCGATCGACGGGGAGACGGCCCCGCAGGAGGATGCGCTGGAGCTGACCTGGTTCGGCATCGACGAGCTGCTGGCGGAGTCCTCACCGCTGACCGAGATGGAGGGCGGCCGGGACCTGCTGGTCCGCCGGGCCCTCGCCCACGTCGGCGCCGTCTGA
- the rdgB gene encoding RdgB/HAM1 family non-canonical purine NTP pyrophosphatase, translating into MSAAQAAVPAGATVILASHNAKKLAELRRILTAAVPGLAPEQIISSAGIALPDVVEDAVTFEGNALLKARSAAAATGLLAVADDSGLSVDVLGGAPGIFSARWSGRHGDDEANNDLLLAQLGDVPDAHRTARFVCAAALVAPDGAETVERGEMVGVLLRERHGTGGFGYDPLFQPEGESCSAAELSPAQKDAISHRGTAFRALAGHVAQLLGAAG; encoded by the coding sequence ATGAGCGCGGCCCAGGCGGCGGTGCCGGCCGGGGCGACGGTGATCCTGGCCTCGCACAATGCCAAGAAGCTGGCCGAGCTGCGCCGGATCCTCACTGCGGCGGTGCCCGGCCTGGCGCCTGAGCAGATCATCTCCTCGGCCGGGATCGCCCTGCCCGATGTGGTCGAGGACGCCGTCACCTTCGAGGGCAATGCGCTGCTGAAGGCACGGTCGGCCGCGGCGGCCACCGGGCTGCTCGCCGTCGCCGATGACTCCGGCCTCTCCGTCGACGTGCTGGGCGGTGCTCCCGGGATCTTCTCCGCACGATGGAGCGGCAGGCACGGCGACGATGAGGCGAACAACGATCTGCTGCTGGCCCAGCTCGGCGACGTGCCGGATGCCCACCGCACCGCGCGCTTCGTGTGCGCGGCGGCGCTGGTCGCTCCCGACGGCGCCGAGACGGTGGAGCGCGGAGAGATGGTGGGGGTGCTGCTGCGGGAGCGCCACGGCACCGGTGGCTTCGGCTACGACCCGCTGTTCCAGCCCGAGGGGGAGAGCTGCTCTGCGGCGGAGCTCAGCCCCGCGCAGAAGGACGCGATCTCCCATCGCGGCACGGCGTTCCGGGCACTCGCCGGGCACGTGGCGCAGCTGCTGGGCGCCGCGGGCTGA
- the rph gene encoding ribonuclease PH, translated as MSSSTHTPTGDRIDGRTPDQLREVRIIRGWLDQAEGSALIEFGRTRVLCAASFTAGVPRWKQGTGSGWVTAEYAMLPRATNTRSPRESVKGKIGGRTHEISRLIGRSLRAVIDLDALGENTIQLDCDVLQADGGTRTAAITGAYVALADAISWGKQHTSLPAASQVLTDSVSAISVGILEGRPLLDLEYREDVQAQTDMNVVVTGSGSFVEVQGTAEGAPFDRTELGALLDLATGGCAELAQIQRDVLAEQR; from the coding sequence ATGAGCTCTTCGACCCATACCCCCACCGGCGACCGCATCGATGGCCGCACCCCCGACCAACTGCGCGAGGTGCGCATCATCCGCGGCTGGCTCGATCAGGCCGAGGGCAGTGCACTGATCGAGTTCGGCCGCACCCGCGTGCTGTGCGCGGCCTCCTTCACGGCGGGGGTGCCGCGCTGGAAGCAGGGCACCGGCTCCGGCTGGGTCACCGCGGAGTACGCGATGCTCCCGCGCGCCACCAACACCCGCTCCCCGCGCGAATCGGTCAAGGGGAAGATCGGCGGGCGCACCCACGAGATCTCCCGACTGATCGGTCGCTCGCTGCGTGCGGTCATCGACCTCGACGCGCTGGGCGAGAACACGATCCAGCTCGACTGCGACGTGCTGCAGGCCGACGGCGGCACCCGCACCGCCGCGATCACGGGCGCCTACGTGGCGCTCGCCGACGCGATCAGCTGGGGCAAGCAGCACACCTCGCTGCCAGCCGCCTCGCAGGTGCTCACCGACTCGGTGAGCGCCATCAGCGTCGGCATCCTCGAGGGCCGGCCGCTGCTGGACCTCGAGTACCGCGAGGACGTCCAGGCCCAGACCGATATGAACGTCGTGGTCACCGGCTCCGGCTCCTTCGTCGAGGTGCAGGGCACCGCAGAGGGCGCCCCCTTCGATCGCACCGAGCTGGGGGCCCTGCTGGACCTGGCCACCGGCGGCTGCGCGGAGCTCGCGCAGATCCAGCGCGACGTCCTCGCCGAGCAGCGATGA
- a CDS encoding MBL fold metallo-hydrolase produces the protein MRVHVIGCSGSFAGPTGAASSYLIEHEDADGRLWRVLMDLGSGAFGPLQQVIDPADLDAVIISHLHPDHYLDLTGLEVFWAYHSRTDLGKLPIHAPAPLPDRISGVLGRAGHVPDGVKTAPFDYHVLADGLRFTIGPLEIATHAVLHPVEAYGFRITAEGVSFAYSGDTDSCQALDELAAGADLFLCEAGYIEGRDDHFTGVHLTGRRAGEVAARAGVGRLALTHIPAWTDPAIPLAEAREVHTGPITMVRPMDILDVSRSPDRHAARNAQ, from the coding sequence ATGAGAGTCCACGTCATCGGCTGCAGCGGCAGCTTCGCCGGCCCCACCGGTGCGGCCTCCAGCTATCTCATCGAGCACGAAGACGCGGATGGACGCCTCTGGCGCGTGCTGATGGATCTCGGCTCCGGCGCCTTCGGCCCGCTGCAGCAGGTGATCGATCCCGCCGATCTGGATGCGGTGATCATCTCCCATCTCCACCCCGACCATTACCTCGACCTCACCGGCCTCGAGGTGTTCTGGGCCTACCATTCCCGCACCGATCTGGGGAAGCTGCCGATACACGCCCCGGCCCCGCTGCCCGATCGGATCTCGGGGGTGCTGGGCCGTGCCGGACATGTCCCCGACGGGGTGAAGACCGCGCCTTTCGACTACCACGTGCTGGCCGACGGCCTTCGGTTCACGATCGGGCCGCTGGAGATCGCGACCCACGCCGTGCTGCATCCGGTCGAGGCCTACGGCTTCCGGATCACCGCGGAGGGAGTCAGCTTCGCCTACTCCGGCGACACCGACTCCTGCCAGGCCCTGGACGAGCTCGCGGCCGGTGCCGACCTGTTCCTGTGCGAGGCGGGATATATCGAAGGACGCGACGACCACTTCACCGGAGTGCATCTCACCGGTCGCCGGGCGGGGGAGGTCGCCGCCCGTGCGGGAGTCGGTCGGCTCGCCCTGACCCATATCCCGGCCTGGACCGATCCCGCGATCCCGCTCGCCGAAGCGCGTGAGGTGCACACCGGGCCGATCACGATGGTCCGGCCGATGGATATCCTCGACGTGTCACGATCACCCGATCGGCATGCTGCCAGGAACGCGCAGTAG
- the murI gene encoding glutamate racemase gives MNSAPIGIFDSGVGGLTVARAVLDQLPQEELVYIGDTAHGPYGPRPIAEVRSLALKIMDELVEHGVKMLVIACNTASAAVLRDARERYEVPVVEVIQPAVRRAVAATRNRRVGVIATQGTVTSRAYEDAFAAAPELALTTQACPRFVEFVENGVVSGRDVVEAAKEYLAPVAADGVDTLVLGCTHYPMLAGPISYVMGPDVTLVSSAEETALDVYGQLQATEQLRESSRPPQHVFAQTAVGAGSENFARLSRRFLGPTFDMTSTLPVVSA, from the coding sequence ATGAACAGCGCGCCGATCGGGATCTTCGACTCCGGGGTGGGCGGCCTCACGGTCGCCCGCGCCGTCCTCGACCAGCTGCCTCAGGAGGAGCTGGTCTACATCGGCGACACCGCGCACGGTCCCTACGGGCCGCGCCCCATCGCCGAAGTGCGATCCCTGGCGCTGAAGATCATGGACGAGCTGGTCGAGCACGGGGTGAAGATGCTCGTCATCGCCTGCAACACCGCCTCGGCGGCCGTGCTGCGCGACGCCCGTGAACGCTATGAGGTCCCCGTGGTCGAGGTGATCCAGCCGGCGGTGCGCCGGGCCGTCGCCGCCACCCGCAATCGGCGGGTCGGCGTGATCGCGACCCAGGGCACCGTCACCTCCCGCGCCTACGAGGACGCCTTCGCCGCCGCCCCCGAGCTGGCGCTCACCACTCAGGCCTGTCCCCGCTTCGTCGAATTCGTCGAGAACGGCGTGGTCAGCGGTCGGGACGTGGTCGAGGCGGCGAAGGAGTACCTGGCACCGGTGGCAGCGGACGGGGTGGACACGCTGGTGCTGGGCTGCACCCACTATCCGATGCTCGCCGGCCCCATCAGCTACGTCATGGGCCCGGACGTCACCCTGGTCTCCTCCGCGGAGGAGACCGCACTGGACGTGTACGGGCAGCTGCAGGCCACCGAGCAGCTGCGGGAGTCCTCACGCCCACCCCAGCACGTCTTCGCCCAGACGGCGGTCGGCGCCGGCAGCGAGAACTTCGCTCGCCTCTCCCGCCGCTTCCTGGGACCGACCTTCGACATGACCAGCACCCTGCCGGTGGTGTCGGCATGA
- a CDS encoding DUF2017 family protein translates to MAHAFRRRADGTLACRLDGEEKAIIAQVAQETADLIRADLGIDADGDVLRRAALSEDPLRRLEAEFAGRDARMPADSAVRRLFPAASEDPDLATEYRRLAQQDLADGKLADLGLVMRILDRTGGGHGEVVIDDIESMAMLRALNDVRIVLADRLGLERDGDFDTVRMLQQIGEQVEDAEPVGDDEHVGSDIVIAVYELLSWLQESLLRALD, encoded by the coding sequence ATGGCCCACGCATTCCGGCGTCGCGCGGATGGCACCCTGGCCTGCCGTCTCGACGGCGAGGAGAAGGCGATCATCGCCCAGGTCGCACAGGAGACGGCGGATCTGATCCGTGCCGATCTGGGGATCGATGCCGACGGGGACGTGCTGCGCCGCGCCGCGCTGAGCGAGGACCCGCTGCGCCGTCTGGAGGCCGAGTTCGCGGGGCGCGACGCCCGCATGCCCGCGGATTCTGCCGTCCGGCGCCTGTTCCCCGCGGCCTCGGAGGACCCGGATCTCGCCACCGAGTACCGGCGCCTGGCTCAGCAGGACCTCGCGGACGGCAAGCTCGCCGATCTCGGCCTCGTGATGCGTATCCTGGACCGCACCGGCGGCGGCCACGGCGAGGTCGTGATCGACGACATCGAGTCGATGGCGATGCTGCGAGCGCTGAACGACGTCCGGATCGTGCTGGCCGACCGGCTGGGGCTTGAGCGCGACGGCGACTTCGACACCGTGCGGATGCTCCAACAGATCGGGGAGCAGGTCGAGGACGCGGAGCCCGTGGGTGATGACGAGCACGTCGGTTCAGACATCGTGATCGCCGTCTACGAGCTGCTCTCCTGGCTGCAGGAGAGCCTGCTGAGAGCACTGGACTAG
- the clpS gene encoding ATP-dependent Clp protease adapter ClpS → MPVELSRADPGTESLTDPAGSAQATLESDGPWCTVVWNDPVNLMSYVEFVFRRYFGYSHLRAEQLMMQVHEEGRAIVSRGSRERAESDVQAMHSFGLQATLESAGES, encoded by the coding sequence ATGCCGGTGGAGCTGTCGCGGGCCGACCCGGGAACGGAGTCGCTCACCGACCCCGCCGGCAGTGCGCAGGCGACGTTGGAGAGCGACGGTCCCTGGTGCACCGTCGTCTGGAACGACCCGGTGAACCTCATGAGCTACGTCGAGTTCGTGTTCCGCCGCTACTTCGGCTATTCGCACCTGCGGGCCGAGCAGCTGATGATGCAGGTCCACGAGGAGGGCCGCGCGATCGTCTCGCGCGGATCCCGCGAACGGGCGGAGTCCGACGTGCAGGCGATGCACTCCTTCGGGCTGCAGGCCACGCTCGAGAGTGCAGGGGAGAGCTGA
- a CDS encoding nicotinate phosphoribosyltransferase — MTSALLTDLYELTMLEAAREAGTASRRCVFEVFTRSLPEGRRYGALAGTGRVLDAIADFRFDDADLRYLRRAGLLKQETLEHLAEYRFTGDVHGYAEGELYFPNSPVLRIEGTFENAVLLETVVLSILNHDSGIASAGSRMITAARGRPCIEMGGRRVHEDGAIAAARAAYIVGFASTSNLAAGAHYRVPVAGTAAHAFTLLFDTEEEAFRAQLASQGSGTTVLVDTYDVESAVRRAVELAGPGLGAVRLDSGDLGAQAGRVRDLLDSLGARGTRITATGDLDEYRLEELQDVPLDGYGIGTRLVTGGGHPAPGFVYKLVEREGADGQMHPVGKRSADKATLGAGKAAYRMRVGEHAHAELVLPGEAEVAEFERELTAELTSGQSNPDWTRTSLRSLQQPLIVGGEVVEDLRAPARVEAARAQHAASVEELGLSPDEGPDGPVAIPTITDGAEAARLLG, encoded by the coding sequence GTGACTTCTGCCCTGCTCACCGACCTCTACGAGCTGACGATGCTGGAGGCCGCCCGTGAGGCCGGCACAGCATCGCGGCGCTGCGTCTTCGAGGTGTTCACCCGTTCCCTGCCCGAGGGGCGCCGCTACGGCGCGCTTGCGGGCACCGGCCGCGTGCTGGACGCGATCGCGGACTTCCGCTTCGACGACGCCGACCTGCGCTACCTGCGCAGGGCCGGACTGCTGAAGCAGGAGACCCTCGAGCATCTGGCGGAGTACCGCTTCACCGGCGATGTGCACGGCTATGCGGAGGGCGAGCTGTACTTCCCGAACTCCCCGGTGCTACGGATCGAGGGGACCTTCGAGAACGCCGTGCTGCTGGAGACGGTGGTGCTGTCGATCCTGAACCACGACAGCGGCATCGCCTCCGCCGGATCCCGGATGATCACCGCCGCGCGCGGCCGGCCCTGCATCGAGATGGGCGGGCGGCGGGTCCACGAGGACGGCGCGATCGCTGCGGCCCGCGCCGCGTACATCGTCGGTTTCGCCTCCACCTCGAACCTCGCGGCCGGAGCGCATTACCGGGTCCCGGTCGCGGGCACGGCCGCTCACGCCTTCACCCTGCTGTTCGACACCGAGGAAGAGGCGTTCCGAGCCCAGTTGGCCTCCCAGGGCAGCGGCACGACGGTGCTGGTGGACACCTACGACGTCGAGTCGGCGGTGCGCAGGGCGGTCGAGCTGGCGGGCCCCGGGCTGGGGGCGGTGCGCCTGGATTCCGGGGATCTCGGCGCCCAGGCGGGGCGGGTACGGGACCTGCTGGACTCCCTCGGCGCGAGGGGCACCCGGATCACCGCGACCGGGGATCTGGACGAGTACCGCCTCGAGGAGCTGCAGGACGTCCCGCTGGACGGCTACGGGATCGGCACCCGCCTGGTCACCGGCGGTGGGCACCCCGCCCCCGGGTTCGTCTACAAGCTCGTCGAGCGCGAAGGGGCGGACGGGCAGATGCACCCGGTCGGCAAGCGCTCCGCCGACAAGGCCACCCTCGGTGCGGGCAAGGCCGCCTATCGCATGCGGGTGGGCGAGCACGCCCACGCCGAGCTGGTGCTGCCCGGGGAGGCGGAGGTCGCCGAGTTCGAGCGGGAGCTGACCGCGGAGCTGACCTCCGGGCAGTCGAATCCCGATTGGACTCGCACCTCGCTGCGTTCGCTGCAGCAGCCGCTGATCGTCGGCGGCGAGGTCGTCGAGGACCTGCGCGCTCCGGCGCGGGTCGAGGCCGCCCGCGCGCAGCATGCCGCGTCTGTGGAAGAGCTGGGTCTGTCACCCGATGAGGGTCCCGACGGCCCGGTCGCCATCCCCACCATCACCGACGGAGCCGAGGCGGCGCGCCTGCTGGGCTGA